Genomic segment of Geminocystis herdmanii PCC 6308:
TTTTAGGGGATTGGAGTTATATTCCTGTTAACACTCATTTAGGCAAAAGTATGAAGCCTGAATATAAATTAATTTCTGCTTTTCAAGGAGAGGTTTTGAGTCTTTTTCAGGGAGTGAATTTGTCAGAGTCTCAGATTTTTTTGAGGTGTATAGATAAACCTTATTATCTTAATCTGAAGATTTGGATTCCTCATTGTCGAGAGTTGATAAGGGAATTTATCTTTATGGTATCAGGAAAAAATGAACCTGATGTTTTTATTTCTCGCCAACGTTGCAGTTTTTGTCAATGGTTTGAAAGTTGTCATTCTCTGGCAAAATCTCAACAACATTTGTCTTTAATTCCGGGGATTACTCCGAAAAAATATGATTCTTTAATGGCGGAGGGAATTAATAATTTAGCTTCTCTTTGTGAGGCGGATTTATCTGAGTTAATCAGACTTTTTGGTAATGAGATTGGTAATAATATTCATCAACAAGCCCTATCTTTATATCATTCTCAAGCTATTTTTAGGCATCCAATTATTACATCTATTCCTACTAATTCGATCGAGTTATATTTTGACATAGAAGCGCAAAATTTTGATTATTTATTAGGAGTGTTATTAGTTAATAATGAAACTAAGGAGAAAAAATATTATACTTTTTTAGCGGAAAATATTGAGCAAGAAAAAGAGATTTGGTTAAGTTTTCTGGAATTAGTAAATCAATATCCCGATGCACCGATATTTCATTATTCTGAGTATGAAAGAGAAACTGTTAAACGTTTAGCTTATGTTTATCAAACTTCTTCTGCTGATGTACAACCTCTTTTAAAACGCTTATTTGATTTACATAAATTTGTGACAAATTCCTTTTTTTTACCCGTAGAAAATTACTCTTTAAAATCTGTGGCTAATTGGTTAGGTTTTCGGTGGCGTGATCCTGTGACGGGAAATTTAACTTCTGGTTATCATACAATAGGGGGAGATCAATGTGTTTTCTGGTATGATCAATGGTTAAAGACGTTCGATCGTGAAACGGCGCTGCGCGATCGAACTTGGTTGAATTATATCTTAATCTATAACGAAGATGACTGTTTAGGCACTTATCAACTCAAAAAATGGTTATCCACCCAAATATAACCTGAGTTCGACATAAAATGATGAAGAATAAGAGGGGGAAGAGGGAGGAGAGGGGGAGGAGAGGGAAGAAAATGCTTTAAAACCTTCATTAAATTTAGTAAATAAATCTAAAAAATCAATCTTTGATAAGTTTGAGTCAAATCTTAATATTATTTTATCGATTTAGTCTAAATTTTATCTCGAACTGAGGTAAATATAGCAATCGCTATTTTAGTTAAGGTTTGAGTTAAAATGAAAATAAAATGCCAAAACTCTATAGTAAAGAGAAAGAATTGTTGATAATTACTCTAGTGCTTTTGTAGAGGAGGGCATTGCCTTTGAATTACTAGCCTAAGGTTATCGACAGACAATATAGGAGAATTAACTCCTATGCTGTCATTGCGAGGTTTGACATTTAAAGATAGGATTGCTATATTATCTCCTCTTCTGTTTTATCTATCCTTATCCATGCTCAACTCTGTAATTCGATCGATCTCTAAATCCCCCTTAACCAGCGAATTAATTCAAAAACTCAACCACAGTCAAAAGCTGAATTTACAAGGAGTTGCTCGTTTACCTAAAGGTTTAGTTACCGCTTCTATTAGTCAAAGTGAACAGAAAAACT
This window contains:
- a CDS encoding TM0106 family RecB-like putative nuclease; its protein translation is MLVTDELLFQYKRCHRRAFLNIYEENNQKQEEKDFIVKLRQERESHSWQVLQTYNLPYHQPKLLVEDSENNFQVASMTENLMRQGVDCIYQGVVIYTHYGENQEKIVFETSPSLLIKQNIPSLLGDWSYIPVNTHLGKSMKPEYKLISAFQGEVLSLFQGVNLSESQIFLRCIDKPYYLNLKIWIPHCRELIREFIFMVSGKNEPDVFISRQRCSFCQWFESCHSLAKSQQHLSLIPGITPKKYDSLMAEGINNLASLCEADLSELIRLFGNEIGNNIHQQALSLYHSQAIFRHPIITSIPTNSIELYFDIEAQNFDYLLGVLLVNNETKEKKYYTFLAENIEQEKEIWLSFLELVNQYPDAPIFHYSEYERETVKRLAYVYQTSSADVQPLLKRLFDLHKFVTNSFFLPVENYSLKSVANWLGFRWRDPVTGNLTSGYHTIGGDQCVFWYDQWLKTFDRETALRDRTWLNYILIYNEDDCLGTYQLKKWLSTQI